In the bacterium SCSIO 12741 genome, AGTACCACATCAAACGAAGCTGGTTTTCACCTTACGCTACGGTAAGCACCGATTTTGGAATTTGCGACTACACGGATCAGCGAGCCCAGTATTGGATGACTGGAAAACTGGCCTGGCAGAAATACTTTATGGGAGCTGGTGTTGGATTTTATGGGGTTAACGACCATTGGGGTTTTGAAACAGCCATCGGGTACCAATATGAGCAATATCAGCGCAACGATGACGGAAGACCGGAAAGCAACTTCGACAAATGGACCAATCCGATCCGCTGGCGAATTACCTACGCTTTCTGAGCGGACAACCACTCTTCTCTGCCAATTCCAAAAATATTGACCTCGCAGTCTTTGTAGATAATGTGCGGTCTCACGATCTGCATACCGTTGCGTTGAGCTACCCGTGCAGAGGGATGGTTATTGATGTCCACAATGGAAATAAGCTCCTGGGCATAATTACGCTTAAAAGCCTCTTCCTTGCATTTTTGAGCAGCTTCTAAGGCATATCCTTTTCCCCTAAAATCGGGCAAAAGAGAATAACCAATTTCCAAAAGTGTATCGCCTTGTACCTCCTGAACCAGCAAGCCGCACTGCCCTACCAACTTTCCGGATTCGCGCTCAATCAACGCGTTCATTCCTCCCAGGTCATTCTCGTAGCGATGAAAAACTTTGTTGAACCAATATCTTCCATGCTCCTCCGCGCTCAACTCCGGGTTTAACCCCAGAAAACGAATAGCATCTCCTTGAAACAACGGCAGCCAGGTATCAAAGTCATCTTCATTGACCAATCTAAAATCCAGGCGGTCGGTTTGCTCGCCATTCAAAACATACTTCATCGTTGATTATTTACCTCGTTTGTTTCTACGGTTAAAGTTTTTGTCTCCCCGTGTCTTCGGCTTTTTGTACTTAGCCATTTTTTTACGCTTGAGAGTACCACCCAGGTTTACTTTCCTGTTTTTATCCTTCTTTTCATGATAAGCAGGACCGCGCTCAACGGCCTTGTCATTCCTAAAATGATCCTTTCCGGCAATCTTGGGTCGCTCTTCAGGAATTAGCTGCTCCGAAACCTCCACGTCTTCTGGAAATTCAACAACCGGAATGGCGTAATCCATTAGAATCTCGATACCCAATTTATCTGATTCTTCTTTGGGCGTATAAAACAGGATAGAATTTCCTTCCTGTTCTGCCCTACCCGTTCTACCAATGCGGTGCATGTAGTTTTCCGGAAAAGCAGGAGTATCAAAGTTGATCACATGGCTAATTCGATCTAAATCTAATCCACGGGCCATCACATCAGTAGCCACCAATAAGCGGTTACTACCTTCATCAAATTGACGAATGGAACGAATCCGGTAATTCTGGGATTTATTGGAGTGAATAACGCATACCTCGGAGCCAAATACTTCCTCCAACTTTTCAAATACACGATCAGCTAACTTTTTGGACGACAAAAAGATAACCACCTTATTAAATTGATCCTTATCCCGAAGGAGATGGATCAACAAGTTGATTTTCGTGTAGAAATTGGGAACTGGATAACAGGATTGTTTGATGTTTTCCAATGGGGTTCCACTCACCGCAATGGAGATTTTTGTGGTCAGCTTGAAGAAATCGTGAATCAAGATATCCACTTCCTCTGTCATGGTGGCTGAGTACATGATATTTTGCCGTTTTTCGGGTAGTAGTTCAAACAGGTTGTTCAATTGAAAACGAAAACCCAAGTCAAGCATCACGTCCACCTCGTCGATAACCAGTTTTTTGATGGTCTTCAAATTAACGGAGCGACTCAAGGCCAAATCATACAAACGACCGGGTGTGGCCACCACGATATCCGCACCTTCAGCCAAGGCTTTTCTTTGCTGGTTAATATTTGCCCCACCAAAAACGCCCAATACACGAACCGTTTTATACTGAGCATAAGATTCTATATTCTCGACCACCTGCAAAACCAACTCACGGGTGGGCACTAACACCAATATACGAGGGTGAATTTGCTCGGAATAACCCAAGTCTTGCAACAAGGGCAACATGTAGGCCAGCGTTTTCCCGGTTCCTGTCTGGGCAATTCCTACCACATCCTTTCCTGACATAACCAGAGGAAATGACTTTTTCTGAATAGGTGTAGGCTGCTCAAAACCAAGTTCTTCTATGGCTCGAAGAAGGGAGTTTGAAATCTTAAAATCAGCAAATCCGCTCATACCTGAATTTTGCGCAAAACTAAGGTTTTGTAACCAGGTTATGCCTTCCCTCTAATT is a window encoding:
- a CDS encoding GNAT family N-acetyltransferase codes for the protein MKYVLNGEQTDRLDFRLVNEDDFDTWLPLFQGDAIRFLGLNPELSAEEHGRYWFNKVFHRYENDLGGMNALIERESGKLVGQCGLLVQEVQGDTLLEIGYSLLPDFRGKGYALEAAQKCKEEAFKRNYAQELISIVDINNHPSARVAQRNGMQIVRPHIIYKDCEVNIFGIGREEWLSAQKA
- a CDS encoding DEAD/DEAH box helicase, producing the protein MSGFADFKISNSLLRAIEELGFEQPTPIQKKSFPLVMSGKDVVGIAQTGTGKTLAYMLPLLQDLGYSEQIHPRILVLVPTRELVLQVVENIESYAQYKTVRVLGVFGGANINQQRKALAEGADIVVATPGRLYDLALSRSVNLKTIKKLVIDEVDVMLDLGFRFQLNNLFELLPEKRQNIMYSATMTEEVDILIHDFFKLTTKISIAVSGTPLENIKQSCYPVPNFYTKINLLIHLLRDKDQFNKVVIFLSSKKLADRVFEKLEEVFGSEVCVIHSNKSQNYRIRSIRQFDEGSNRLLVATDVMARGLDLDRISHVINFDTPAFPENYMHRIGRTGRAEQEGNSILFYTPKEESDKLGIEILMDYAIPVVEFPEDVEVSEQLIPEERPKIAGKDHFRNDKAVERGPAYHEKKDKNRKVNLGGTLKRKKMAKYKKPKTRGDKNFNRRNKRGK